In the genome of Pseudoglutamicibacter cumminsii, one region contains:
- the fusA gene encoding elongation factor G has protein sequence MALDVLTDLQKVRNIGIMAHIDAGKTTTTERILFYTGVNHKLGETHDGASTTDWMEQEKERGITITSAAVSAYWNDNQINVIDTPGHVDFTVEVERSLRVLDGAVAVFDAKEGVEPQSETVWRQADKYGVPRICFVNKMDKMGADFYHTVETIVSRLGAKPLVMQLPIGAENDFVGVVDLVTMKALKWEADSKGDVSLGQKYTTEEIPAELQEKAEEYRAKLVEDVAEADEDLMEKYLEGEEISEAELKAGIRKLTVSDEAYPVFCGSAFKNRGIQPILDAIVDYLPSPLDVPPMHGTDPKDETIELTRKPSVDEPFSALAFKIASHPFFGTLTFIRVYSGRLESGAQILNSTKGKRERIGKMFQMHANKEQPVEEVVAGHIYAVIGLKDTTTGDTLCAADAPIILESMTFPEPVIFVAIEPKTKGDQEKLSNAIQKLVAEDPTFTVSLNEETGQTEIGGMGELHLDVFVDRMKREFKVEANVGKPQVAYRETIRRTVEKVDFTHKKQTGGSGQFAKVQVTFEPLEVEGDTIYEFENAVTGGRIPREYIPSVDQGIQEAMELGVLAGYPMVGVKATLLDGAYHDVDSSEMAFKIAGSQVYKEAMKRANPVLLEPVMAVEVRTPEEYMGDVIGDLNSRRGSIQSMDDAQGVRVVKAQVPLSEMFGYIGDLRSRTQGRAVYSMVFDSYAEVPKNVADEIIQKSRGE, from the coding sequence GTGGCACTCGACGTGCTCACCGACCTTCAGAAGGTCCGCAACATCGGCATTATGGCCCACATCGATGCGGGCAAGACCACTACTACGGAACGCATCCTGTTCTACACGGGTGTGAACCACAAGCTCGGCGAGACGCACGACGGTGCATCGACGACCGACTGGATGGAACAGGAGAAGGAGCGCGGTATTACCATTACCTCCGCTGCAGTCTCCGCTTACTGGAACGACAACCAGATCAACGTCATCGACACCCCAGGTCACGTTGACTTCACCGTTGAAGTTGAGCGTTCCCTGCGCGTTCTCGACGGCGCTGTCGCTGTCTTCGACGCTAAGGAAGGCGTTGAGCCACAGTCCGAAACCGTGTGGCGTCAGGCTGACAAGTACGGCGTTCCACGTATCTGCTTCGTCAACAAGATGGACAAGATGGGCGCAGACTTCTACCACACGGTAGAGACCATCGTGTCCCGCCTTGGCGCTAAGCCACTCGTGATGCAGCTGCCAATCGGTGCTGAGAACGACTTCGTTGGCGTTGTCGACCTCGTCACGATGAAGGCCCTCAAGTGGGAAGCTGACTCGAAGGGCGACGTCTCGCTCGGCCAGAAGTACACCACCGAGGAAATCCCAGCCGAACTCCAGGAGAAGGCTGAGGAATACCGCGCGAAGCTCGTTGAGGACGTCGCTGAAGCTGACGAAGACCTCATGGAGAAGTACCTCGAAGGTGAGGAGATCTCGGAAGCTGAGCTCAAGGCCGGTATCCGTAAGCTCACCGTCTCCGACGAAGCTTACCCAGTCTTCTGCGGCTCCGCGTTCAAGAACCGCGGTATCCAGCCAATCCTCGACGCCATCGTCGACTACCTGCCATCGCCACTGGACGTTCCACCGATGCACGGTACCGATCCGAAGGACGAGACGATTGAGCTGACCCGTAAGCCATCCGTCGACGAGCCATTCTCGGCTCTCGCGTTCAAGATCGCGTCCCACCCATTCTTCGGCACCCTGACCTTCATCCGCGTTTACTCGGGCCGCCTCGAATCCGGTGCTCAGATCCTGAACTCGACCAAGGGCAAGCGCGAGCGCATCGGCAAGATGTTCCAGATGCACGCAAACAAGGAACAGCCAGTCGAAGAGGTCGTAGCAGGCCACATCTACGCAGTCATCGGCCTCAAGGACACCACCACTGGTGACACCCTGTGCGCAGCTGACGCTCCGATCATCCTCGAATCGATGACCTTCCCAGAGCCAGTGATCTTCGTTGCTATCGAGCCGAAGACCAAGGGCGACCAGGAGAAGCTCTCGAACGCTATCCAGAAACTCGTTGCTGAAGACCCAACCTTCACCGTTTCCCTCAACGAGGAAACCGGCCAGACCGAAATCGGTGGTATGGGCGAGCTGCACCTCGACGTCTTCGTCGACCGCATGAAGCGCGAGTTCAAGGTTGAAGCTAACGTCGGTAAGCCACAGGTTGCATACCGCGAGACCATCCGCCGCACGGTGGAGAAGGTAGACTTCACCCACAAGAAGCAGACCGGTGGTTCCGGTCAGTTCGCAAAGGTACAGGTTACCTTCGAGCCTCTCGAGGTTGAAGGCGACACCATCTACGAGTTTGAGAATGCCGTTACCGGTGGCCGTATTCCACGCGAATACATCCCATCCGTTGACCAGGGTATTCAGGAAGCCATGGAACTCGGTGTCCTGGCTGGCTACCCAATGGTCGGCGTCAAGGCAACCCTGCTCGACGGTGCATACCACGATGTTGACTCGTCCGAAATGGCGTTCAAGATCGCAGGCTCCCAGGTTTACAAGGAAGCCATGAAGCGCGCCAACCCGGTTCTCCTCGAACCGGTCATGGCCGTTGAGGTTCGCACCCCAGAAGAGTACATGGGTGACGTCATCGGTGACCTGAACTCCCGCCGTGGCTCCATCCAGTCGATGGATGACGCCCAGGGCGTTCGCGTCGTCAAGGCACAGGTACCGCTTTCGGAGATGTTCGGCTACATCGGCGACCTGCGTTCCCGTACGCAGGGCCGCGCAGTGTACTCGATGGTCTTCGACAGCTACGCTGAAGTCCCGAAGAACGTCGCGGACGAGATCATCCAGAAGTCCCGCGGCGAGTAA
- the rpsG gene encoding 30S ribosomal protein S7: MPRKGPAPKRPIVNDPVYGSALVTQLINKVLVDGKKSTAERIVYGALEGTQAKTGNDPVATLKKAIENIKPALEVRSRRVGGATYQVPVEVKPGRSVALALRWLVGFSKVRREKSMTERLMNEILDASNGLGAAVKRREDTHKMAEANKAFAHYRW, translated from the coding sequence ATGCCTCGTAAGGGTCCAGCTCCGAAGCGCCCTATTGTCAACGATCCGGTTTACGGCTCCGCATTGGTCACCCAGCTGATCAACAAGGTTCTCGTAGACGGTAAGAAGTCCACTGCAGAGCGCATTGTTTACGGTGCACTTGAAGGTACCCAGGCTAAGACCGGTAACGATCCAGTAGCCACCCTCAAGAAGGCCATCGAAAACATCAAGCCTGCACTTGAGGTTCGCTCCCGCCGCGTCGGTGGTGCAACCTACCAGGTTCCAGTTGAGGTTAAGCCTGGTCGCTCGGTTGCACTCGCACTGCGCTGGCTGGTCGGCTTCTCCAAGGTTCGCCGCGAGAAGAGCATGACCGAACGCCTCATGAACGAGATCCTGGACGCCTCCAACGGCCTCGGCGCTGCAGTTAAGCGCCGCGAGGATACTCACAAGATGGCGGAAGCCAACAAGGCGTTCGCTCACTACCGCTGGTAA
- the rpsL gene encoding 30S ribosomal protein S12: protein MPTIQQLVRKGRAPQKNKSKTPALEGNPMRRGVCTRVYTTTPKKPNSALRKVARVRLAGGTEVTAYIPGEGHNLQEHSIVLVRGGRVKDLPGVRYKIVRGALDTQGVKDRGQARSRYGAKKEKK from the coding sequence TTGCCTACAATTCAGCAGCTGGTGCGCAAGGGTCGCGCTCCACAGAAGAACAAGTCGAAGACCCCGGCGCTCGAGGGTAACCCAATGCGCCGCGGCGTGTGCACCCGCGTGTACACGACCACTCCAAAGAAGCCGAACTCGGCACTCCGCAAGGTTGCACGTGTTCGCCTCGCAGGTGGTACCGAAGTTACCGCCTACATCCCAGGTGAGGGCCACAACCTGCAGGAACACTCCATCGTGCTCGTGCGCGGTGGTCGTGTTAAGGACCTGCCAGGTGTTCGCTACAAGATCGTCCGTGGCGCACTCGACACCCAGGGTGTCAAGGACCGCGGCCAGGCCCGTTCCCGCTACGGCGCTAAGAAGGAGAAGAAGTAA